Proteins from a single region of Cytophagaceae bacterium:
- the madM gene encoding malonate transporter subunit MadM, whose translation MKILEKLLDKNGLVAGILVVAVIILFSELFTRKVLRNKIPSSALAILMGLVLAYFGGLISNGEKGLADIEIFKGVGVLGGAMFRDFSIVASALGASFLVMKRAGILGLVSLFVGITFFFICGVAIAYIWGYRDAVSLCTIGAGACTYIVGPVTGAALNASSDVIALSIATGVVKAIGITILTPVFAPKIGLNNPEAAMAYGGLMGTNSGVAAGLAATDPALVPYGTVTATFYTGLGCLVCPSLFYLVLNLFIN comes from the coding sequence ATGAAAATTTTAGAAAAACTTTTGGATAAAAACGGTTTGGTGGCAGGAATTCTTGTCGTTGCAGTAATCATTCTTTTTTCTGAGCTTTTCACAAGAAAAGTTCTTAGAAATAAGATACCTTCTTCAGCTCTCGCCATATTGATGGGACTTGTGCTGGCGTACTTTGGCGGTCTTATTTCAAATGGAGAAAAAGGATTAGCTGATATTGAAATTTTCAAAGGAGTTGGCGTGCTTGGCGGGGCAATGTTTCGTGATTTTTCAATTGTGGCCTCTGCTTTAGGAGCAAGTTTTCTGGTTATGAAAAGAGCAGGAATTTTGGGTTTGGTATCATTGTTTGTGGGTATTACGTTCTTCTTTATTTGCGGTGTCGCTATAGCTTACATTTGGGGATATCGCGATGCCGTTTCGCTTTGTACAATTGGTGCTGGGGCATGTACCTATATTGTGGGACCAGTAACAGGGGCAGCCCTAAATGCTAGTTCTGATGTTATCGCTTTGAGCATAGCTACAGGAGTTGTAAAAGCCATAGGAATAACCATTTTGACACCAGTTTTCGCACCAAAAATTGGCCTCAATAACCCCGAAGCCGCCATGGCTTATGGTGGACTAATGGGGACCAACAGTGGCGTAGCCGCCGGATTGGCAGCCACAGACCCGGCTTTAGTTCCTTATGGAACCGTGACCGCAACGTTTTATACCGGATTAGGCTGTTTGGTTTGTCCATCTCTTTTTTATCTGGTTTTGAACCTTTTTATAAATTAA
- the madL gene encoding malonate transporter subunit MadL: protein MNALMYGLGLLAFSFLSGQFLGEELGVWLGVKANVGGVGFAMIILILAKDFLKKKNLVNEDFKKGIDYWNVMYVPVVIAMSASQNVKVAVSSGFLAIIAGLVPAVLVFWFFPYFVQKLKPRN, encoded by the coding sequence ATGAATGCACTGATGTACGGACTGGGTCTCCTGGCATTTTCTTTTCTAAGTGGCCAGTTTCTGGGTGAAGAGCTTGGTGTCTGGCTTGGGGTAAAAGCCAATGTGGGCGGAGTAGGCTTTGCAATGATTATTTTGATTTTGGCCAAAGATTTTTTGAAAAAGAAAAACCTGGTAAATGAGGATTTCAAAAAAGGAATTGATTACTGGAATGTGATGTATGTGCCGGTAGTAATTGCTATGTCGGCAAGTCAGAATGTTAAAGTGGCAGTATCGAGTGGTTTTTTGGCCATTATTGCAGGACTGGTGCCAGCTGTCTTGGTTTTTTGGTTTTTTCCTTATTTTGTTCAAAAACTTAAACCCCGCAATTAA